The window TCGTTCCACAACAAGGAAAACGAAAGAAATTCAGTCCCCGTTACGCTCAAATCCGTTCGCCCGATACAATCGCATCCTCCGCCCGCACGTTTCGGCCCGCGCTCATGGCCTCGCCCGGGCTTGTCTCCACATGAGACAGAGTATGGTATACTTTTTTTTAGAGAGATTTTCCACCGATTGCCGATAAGAAGAAAGACTTTCGCCCGCTCCCGGAAGAATTGCGCCAGGCACCCATCTGCAGAACATCAGGAGAGAATCGATGAAGGAACATGTTCTACCGGCACTTTGCCAGACGCTTGCGGGGCTCCCGGCCGATCGCCGGTCGGTCCGCACCATCAAGCGCATCATGCGGTGCATGGAAGCCAGCCTCGGCGCCACCGCCGTAGCCCTTGTCTGCAAGAACAAGCGCAGCGACGAACTCGAAGTCACCCAGAGCCACAACATCTTCCAGGAAGCGGCCAACGCGTATCGCCGCCAGGTCGGAACCGGCGCGATCGGCCGCCTGTTTTACTCCGAACCTCTCCTGATCATCAAGCGCGACGCCAATCCCGAAGAATACCAGGAGTTGAAGATCGAGACCGACTATCGGCTGGCCGTCGCCGCACGGGTCTCCTCATCCGCGGGCGTGTACGGCTTTTTCGTCGTCTTCTTCGAGACCGATCCGCAGGACTCTCCGCTCGTCATTCAGCTCGTCCAGGCCGCCGCCGGGCTTTGCGGCGCCGCGAAAGAGCGGGAAGAACTGCTCGACGCCCTCGACGATCTCCGGCGGTATGATCCCGACACCGGGCTTCTCTGCTACACCTACTTCATGGACAGACTCGCCGAGGAGCTCGCGAAGTCCCATCGGTACAAGCTGC of the Candidatus Ozemobacteraceae bacterium genome contains:
- a CDS encoding GGDEF domain-containing protein; translated protein: MKEHVLPALCQTLAGLPADRRSVRTIKRIMRCMEASLGATAVALVCKNKRSDELEVTQSHNIFQEAANAYRRQVGTGAIGRLFYSEPLLIIKRDANPEEYQELKIETDYRLAVAARVSSSAGVYGFFVVFFETDPQDSPLVIQLVQAAAGLCGAAKEREELLDALDDLRRYDPDTGLLCYTYFMDRLAEELAKSHRYKLPLSLIVMDVDNFKPIIKSCGSHSGIELLRELSDALKFCIRGVDILGRFGSDEFIMYPAFPGFHVHSAGFFMW